Proteins found in one Brevibacillus brevis genomic segment:
- a CDS encoding acetyl-CoA C-acetyltransferase produces the protein MKTVIAGAARTPFGKFGGSLKALSAVELGSIVIKEAVERAGISGDQVDEVIMGMVLQAGAGQVPSRQAARKAGLPWNVASETINKVCASGMRAVTMGDQIIRAGDGEIIVAGGMESMSNAPYALPDARNGMRMGDSTVRDLMMYDGLTCPFHQVAMAVHGSNVAEENGITREEQDAWALRSQQRAAQAMEKGLFADELVSVSIPQRKGDPLQVTVDEGPRPDTTEEGLAKLPPVYKKDGTITAGNAPGINDGAAAMVLMSDAKAQQLGIKPLATILGHAAVGAEAPYIATTPGLAINKLLEKTGVSLSEIDLFEVNEAFAAVILTSGKIVGWDAEKVNVNGGAIAFGHPIGASGARIIMHLAYELKRRGGGLGIAAICSGAAQGDAILIKVE, from the coding sequence ATGAAAACGGTCATTGCAGGGGCAGCGCGTACCCCTTTTGGTAAGTTTGGTGGCTCTTTGAAAGCGCTATCGGCAGTAGAGCTCGGCTCCATTGTGATCAAGGAAGCGGTAGAGCGCGCTGGTATTTCCGGCGATCAGGTGGACGAAGTGATCATGGGTATGGTCTTGCAGGCAGGTGCGGGTCAGGTGCCCTCACGCCAGGCAGCTCGCAAAGCTGGTTTGCCGTGGAATGTAGCGAGTGAGACGATCAACAAAGTATGCGCGTCCGGGATGCGTGCAGTGACGATGGGGGACCAGATCATTCGGGCCGGAGACGGAGAAATCATCGTCGCTGGCGGCATGGAGAGCATGAGCAACGCACCGTATGCACTGCCAGATGCACGTAACGGAATGCGGATGGGAGATTCGACCGTTCGCGATCTCATGATGTACGACGGCCTCACTTGCCCGTTTCATCAAGTGGCGATGGCTGTTCACGGCAGCAATGTGGCGGAAGAGAACGGGATTACGCGAGAAGAGCAGGATGCGTGGGCGCTGCGCAGCCAGCAGAGAGCCGCACAAGCGATGGAAAAAGGACTTTTTGCCGACGAGCTTGTCTCGGTTTCCATTCCGCAAAGAAAAGGGGATCCGCTGCAAGTAACCGTCGATGAAGGACCACGTCCGGATACCACCGAGGAAGGATTGGCGAAGCTGCCACCCGTGTACAAAAAGGACGGAACAATCACGGCAGGCAATGCACCAGGAATCAACGACGGGGCGGCAGCAATGGTGCTGATGTCAGACGCGAAAGCACAACAGCTGGGCATCAAGCCGCTTGCGACGATACTGGGGCACGCCGCAGTCGGCGCAGAAGCTCCTTATATCGCGACAACTCCGGGGCTTGCGATCAACAAGCTCTTGGAAAAGACAGGTGTCTCGCTTTCGGAGATCGATCTATTTGAGGTAAACGAAGCGTTTGCCGCGGTGATTTTGACAAGTGGCAAAATCGTTGGCTGGGACGCAGAGAAAGTGAATGTAAACGGGGGAGCGATTGCGTTCGGACACCCGATTGGCGCGAGTGGGGCTCGGATCATTATGCACCTTGCTTATGAATTAAAAAGACGAGGCGGCGGCTTAGGGATCGCGGCCATTTGCAGTGGTGCCGCACAGGGTGACGCCATCTTGATTAAAGTAGAGTAA
- the ablA gene encoding lysine 2,3-aminomutase gives MHMTVATKRDWRSIELWKDVTDEQWNDWMWQLTHTIKTVDDLKQVINLTPEEEEGVRISTQTIPLNITPYYANLMDPDDPSDPVRMQSVPLSSEMVRTKYDMEDPLHEDTDSPVPGLTHRYPDRVLFLVTNQCSMYCRYCTRRRFSGQIGMGVPKKQLDACIDYIRSRPEVRDVLLSGGDGLLINDRVLEYIISSLRDIPHVEIIRIGTRAPVVFPQRITENLCNILKKYHPVWLNTHFNHPKEITPEAKLACEMLANAGVPLGNQAVILAGINDCANTMKKLVQDLVKIRVRPYYIYQCDLSEGIGHFRAPVSKGIEIIEHLRGHTSGYAVPTFVVDAPHGGGKIPVSPNYIISQASDKVVLRNFEGVITSYPEPKQYHEHDEENCEYCKAAKGKAVGIAALMQDEVDNLEPTDLPRNKRIKATKVKSLADVRTEQKAKKEQTTAETKEASGK, from the coding sequence ATGCACATGACAGTAGCGACAAAACGCGATTGGCGTTCGATAGAACTTTGGAAGGATGTCACGGACGAGCAATGGAATGACTGGATGTGGCAGCTTACGCACACGATCAAGACGGTCGATGATTTGAAGCAGGTGATCAACCTGACACCGGAAGAGGAAGAGGGCGTACGTATTTCTACGCAAACGATTCCACTCAACATCACACCGTACTATGCTAATCTGATGGATCCAGACGATCCAAGCGATCCCGTTCGCATGCAGTCTGTACCATTGTCCTCTGAGATGGTTCGTACCAAATACGACATGGAAGACCCACTCCACGAGGATACCGATTCTCCTGTACCCGGTCTGACACATCGTTATCCAGATCGCGTGCTTTTCCTGGTGACGAACCAATGCTCCATGTATTGCCGTTACTGTACGCGCCGTCGCTTTTCCGGCCAGATCGGCATGGGCGTGCCAAAGAAACAACTGGATGCCTGTATCGATTACATTCGCTCAAGACCAGAAGTCCGCGATGTACTGCTCTCCGGTGGAGACGGTCTGTTGATCAATGACCGCGTACTGGAGTACATCATCAGCAGCCTGCGCGACATCCCGCATGTTGAAATTATTCGGATCGGTACGCGCGCACCCGTTGTATTCCCGCAGCGCATTACTGAAAACCTGTGCAATATCTTGAAAAAATACCATCCGGTTTGGCTCAATACACACTTCAACCATCCAAAAGAGATTACACCGGAAGCGAAGCTGGCTTGCGAAATGCTCGCCAATGCTGGTGTTCCGCTCGGCAACCAGGCAGTTATTTTGGCCGGTATCAACGATTGCGCGAATACGATGAAAAAGCTGGTGCAGGACCTGGTGAAAATCCGCGTTCGCCCGTATTACATCTATCAATGCGACCTGTCTGAGGGAATCGGACACTTCCGCGCGCCCGTCAGCAAAGGGATCGAAATCATTGAGCACCTGCGCGGCCATACTTCCGGCTATGCAGTTCCGACCTTTGTAGTAGACGCTCCACACGGCGGCGGTAAAATTCCAGTCAGTCCGAATTACATCATTTCGCAAGCGTCCGATAAAGTTGTCCTGCGTAATTTTGAAGGCGTTATCACGTCCTACCCAGAGCCGAAGCAATACCATGAGCATGATGAAGAAAACTGCGAATACTGCAAGGCTGCAAAAGGCAAAGCAGTTGGTATCGCAGCACTCATGCAAGACGAGGTAGACAATCTGGAGCCGACTGATCTGCCGCGCAACAAGCGTATCAAAGCAACCAAGGTCAAATCACTCGCAGATGTTCGCACGGAGCAAAAGGCCAAGAAAGAACAGACCACTGCCGAGACCAAAGAAGCTTCAGGAAAATAA
- a CDS encoding heterodisulfide reductase-related iron-sulfur binding cluster: MLALINLIAFFLVLAYGLYLAGHVVYSRYLFIRLGKKPDVKNDFGARINLMLDNVIFHKKLLKDKKSGVMHVVMFYGFITLQFGAIELIIKGLSKGYELPFGSAHKYFSVMQEITTFLILAAVGYAFYRRYIEKLKRLKRGFKSGIVLLLISSLMATVLLSLAFEQIWLGHEPSAFAPISSVFAMALSAIGVGTTGAVVGFYVFWWLHLIILLGFAVYVPQSKHAHLLFAPVNVWFKKLDPPGKLTSINFEDETQEEFGVGKIEDFTQTQLIDLYACVECGRCTNMCPASGTGKMLSPMDLITKMRDHLTEKGASVTSRTPWMPSFAFSQTTANQIAFQASEVAATAEGATAVYEKSLIGDVITEQELWACTTCRNCEDQCPVMNEHVDKIIDMRRYLVMTEGSMPAEAQRALNNIERQGNPWGINRKDRTKWIEGLNGEYEVPTVKQVEEFEYLFWVGSMGSFDLRSQKISQAFVKLMHEAGVKFAILGNEEKNSGDTARRIGNEFLFQQLAQENIALFEAYEVKKIVTCDPHAFNTFKNEYPEFGLKAEVYHHSELLAEWVKEGKLKPTKEVKERITYHDSCYLGRYNEIYDKPRVILEAIPGVEVVEMKRSGCDSMCCGAGGGLMWMEEHEGSRVNVTRTEQALEVNPTEIASACPYCLTMMNDGIKTKEQEDHVKTRDVAEILADAI; encoded by the coding sequence ATGCTGGCACTCATTAATTTGATCGCCTTTTTCCTGGTTCTTGCTTACGGGCTGTATTTAGCTGGGCATGTCGTGTACAGCAGATACTTGTTTATCAGGCTGGGGAAAAAGCCGGATGTGAAAAATGACTTTGGGGCACGCATCAATCTGATGCTCGACAACGTCATTTTCCACAAGAAGCTGCTAAAGGACAAAAAGAGCGGCGTGATGCACGTTGTGATGTTTTACGGTTTTATCACCTTGCAATTCGGGGCCATCGAGCTGATTATCAAAGGGCTTTCGAAAGGCTACGAGCTTCCTTTTGGCAGCGCTCACAAATATTTCTCTGTCATGCAGGAGATCACCACGTTTCTCATTTTGGCTGCAGTCGGCTACGCTTTTTACCGCCGCTATATCGAAAAGCTCAAGCGTCTGAAGCGCGGCTTCAAGTCAGGGATTGTTCTCTTGCTGATTTCCTCCCTGATGGCGACTGTATTGCTCTCGCTCGCTTTTGAACAAATTTGGCTCGGACATGAGCCATCGGCGTTCGCTCCGATCTCTTCTGTTTTCGCGATGGCTCTCTCTGCGATTGGGGTAGGGACAACGGGTGCAGTGGTAGGCTTTTACGTTTTCTGGTGGCTGCATCTGATCATCTTGCTCGGCTTCGCGGTATATGTGCCGCAGTCCAAGCACGCGCATCTGCTGTTTGCGCCAGTCAACGTGTGGTTCAAGAAGCTGGACCCGCCAGGCAAGCTGACGAGCATTAATTTCGAGGACGAGACGCAGGAAGAATTCGGTGTCGGCAAAATCGAGGATTTTACACAAACGCAGCTCATCGACCTGTACGCTTGTGTGGAGTGCGGTCGCTGCACGAATATGTGCCCGGCCTCTGGAACGGGAAAAATGCTCTCCCCGATGGATCTGATTACGAAAATGCGCGACCATTTGACGGAAAAAGGTGCGTCGGTGACGTCGCGTACGCCATGGATGCCGAGCTTCGCTTTTTCGCAGACGACTGCCAATCAGATTGCGTTCCAAGCATCTGAAGTAGCGGCGACAGCGGAAGGAGCAACCGCGGTCTATGAGAAAAGCTTGATCGGCGATGTCATTACCGAGCAGGAGCTATGGGCGTGTACGACCTGTCGCAACTGTGAAGACCAATGCCCGGTAATGAACGAGCATGTCGATAAAATCATCGATATGCGCCGCTATTTGGTTATGACAGAAGGAAGCATGCCAGCAGAAGCGCAGCGCGCCTTGAACAATATCGAGCGTCAGGGCAACCCGTGGGGAATCAACCGCAAAGACCGGACGAAATGGATTGAAGGTCTGAATGGTGAGTACGAGGTGCCAACTGTGAAGCAGGTCGAGGAATTCGAGTACTTGTTCTGGGTAGGCTCGATGGGATCGTTTGACTTGCGCAGCCAAAAAATTTCGCAGGCATTTGTGAAGCTCATGCATGAAGCAGGCGTGAAGTTCGCCATTCTGGGCAACGAGGAAAAGAACTCTGGCGATACGGCCCGCCGCATTGGTAATGAATTCTTGTTCCAGCAGCTCGCTCAAGAAAATATCGCCTTGTTTGAAGCCTATGAAGTCAAAAAAATCGTCACCTGCGATCCGCATGCGTTCAATACGTTCAAGAACGAATATCCGGAGTTTGGGTTGAAGGCAGAGGTGTACCACCACTCTGAGCTGTTGGCGGAGTGGGTGAAGGAAGGCAAATTGAAGCCAACCAAGGAAGTCAAAGAGCGCATCACCTACCACGATTCCTGCTACTTGGGTCGCTACAACGAAATTTACGACAAGCCACGAGTGATCCTCGAAGCCATTCCTGGCGTAGAGGTAGTCGAAATGAAGCGCAGCGGCTGCGACAGCATGTGCTGCGGAGCGGGCGGCGGCTTGATGTGGATGGAGGAACATGAAGGCTCTCGTGTCAATGTCACACGTACGGAGCAAGCTCTGGAGGTCAACCCGACGGAAATCGCGAGTGCATGCCCATACTGCCTGACGATGATGAACGACGGAATCAAGACCAAAGAGCAGGAAGACCACGTTAAAACACGCGACGTCGCGGAAATTCTCGCAGACGCCATCTAG
- a CDS encoding sigma-70 family RNA polymerase sigma factor: MRKLELAEKSLTKTKEALFDQLIRHYLKKVLRLVYLMVKDRSLAEDITQEVFLLAYKNLGKFRQESSMQTWVYRIAVNEAKKHLRSWSFRHLFFKPEVDIEVVEGAESSVLQNDLRARFAHLVMKLPHSYRQLIVLHYYEELSVEEIAVILDTSAGAIYTKMHRARQKLKALLEKEGIE, translated from the coding sequence GTGAGGAAGCTGGAGCTTGCAGAGAAAAGTTTAACAAAAACAAAAGAAGCATTATTTGATCAATTAATCCGGCACTATTTAAAAAAGGTGCTGCGACTCGTGTATTTAATGGTCAAGGACCGTAGTCTTGCTGAGGATATTACCCAGGAAGTGTTCCTGTTAGCTTACAAAAACTTGGGGAAATTCCGCCAAGAGAGCTCGATGCAAACATGGGTGTACCGAATCGCCGTCAACGAAGCGAAAAAACATCTGCGCTCGTGGTCGTTTCGTCACCTGTTTTTCAAGCCGGAAGTGGACATAGAGGTAGTCGAGGGAGCAGAGTCGTCTGTTTTGCAAAATGACCTTCGCGCCCGTTTTGCCCATCTCGTGATGAAGCTGCCGCATAGCTATCGTCAATTGATTGTCCTTCACTACTACGAGGAGTTGTCCGTAGAGGAGATCGCGGTCATTTTGGACACGTCCGCAGGAGCCATTTATACGAAAATGCACCGCGCACGCCAGAAGCTCAAAGCGCTCCTGGAAAAGGAGGGGATCGAATGA